In Acinonyx jubatus isolate Ajub_Pintada_27869175 chromosome A3, VMU_Ajub_asm_v1.0, whole genome shotgun sequence, a genomic segment contains:
- the TEX37 gene encoding testis-expressed sequence 37 protein isoform X1: MQNLLHPGCSRSLLENMICASESGHLSSAMAGVVYSRQAPVDLDIYQSSYMIDYQPYGKHKYSRVTLQEQVKLDAQLRDKELYRPIPSSKPKLEDGYPAFKTPPMTARDLGLPGFFPPQDQDRATTAEGEGRCPSEISF, from the exons ATGCAGAACCTTCTTCACCCTGGATGCTCCCGATCCCTGCTGGAAAACATGATTTGTGCTTCTGAATCAGGGCACCT GTCATCTGCCATGGCAGGTGTGGTGTACTCCAGACAG GCCCCTGTGGACTTAGATATATACCAGAGCTCTTACATGATTGACTATCAACCCTACGGGAAGCACAAATACTCCAGGGTCACACTACAAGAG CAAGTGAAGCTGGATGCCCAGCTCCGGGACAAAGAGTTGTACAGGCCGATCCCCAGCTCCAAGCCCAAGCTAGAGGATGGGTACCCCGCCTTCAAAACTCCTCCCATGACCGCCAGAGACCTGGGACTCCCAGGCTTCTTCCCACCACAAGACCAAGACCGGGCGACCACGGCAGAGGGCGAAGGCAGGTGCCCCAGTgagatttcattttga
- the TEX37 gene encoding testis-expressed sequence 37 protein isoform X3, translated as MAGVVYSRQAPVDLDIYQSSYMIDYQPYGKHKYSRVTLQEQVKLDAQLRDKELYRPIPSSKPKLEDGYPAFKTPPMTARDLGLPGFFPPQDQDRATTAEGEGRCPSEISF; from the exons ATGGCAGGTGTGGTGTACTCCAGACAG GCCCCTGTGGACTTAGATATATACCAGAGCTCTTACATGATTGACTATCAACCCTACGGGAAGCACAAATACTCCAGGGTCACACTACAAGAG CAAGTGAAGCTGGATGCCCAGCTCCGGGACAAAGAGTTGTACAGGCCGATCCCCAGCTCCAAGCCCAAGCTAGAGGATGGGTACCCCGCCTTCAAAACTCCTCCCATGACCGCCAGAGACCTGGGACTCCCAGGCTTCTTCCCACCACAAGACCAAGACCGGGCGACCACGGCAGAGGGCGAAGGCAGGTGCCCCAGTgagatttcattttga